A part of Thermus thermamylovorans genomic DNA contains:
- the rplK gene encoding 50S ribosomal protein L11, with amino-acid sequence MKKVVAVVKLQLPAGKATPAPPVGPALGQHGANIMEFVKAFNAATAGMGDAIVPVEITIYADRSFTFITKTPPASYLIRKAAGLEKGAHKAGREKVGRITWQQVLEIARQKMPDLNTTDLEAAARMIAGSARSMGVEVVGAPEVKDA; translated from the coding sequence ATGAAGAAGGTCGTCGCCGTAGTCAAGCTGCAGCTGCCCGCGGGCAAGGCCACGCCCGCGCCCCCGGTGGGCCCGGCTTTGGGCCAGCACGGGGCCAACATCATGGAGTTCGTGAAGGCCTTCAACGCGGCCACTGCGGGCATGGGGGACGCCATCGTCCCCGTGGAGATCACCATTTATGCGGACCGCTCCTTCACCTTCATCACCAAGACCCCACCCGCCAGCTACCTGATCCGCAAGGCGGCGGGGCTGGAGAAGGGGGCCCACAAGGCGGGGCGGGAGAAGGTGGGGCGGATCACCTGGCAGCAGGTGCTGGAGATCGCCCGGCAGAAGATGCCCGACCTGAACACCACCGACCTCGAGGCCGCCGCCCGCATGATCGCGGGCTCGGCCCGCTCCATGGGGGTGGAGGTGGTGGGCGCGCCGGAGGTGAAGGATGCCTAA
- the rplA gene encoding 50S ribosomal protein L1 — MPKPGKRYRALLEKVDPAKVYTIDEAARLVKELATAKFDETVEVHAKLGIDPRKSDQNVRGTVSLPHGLGKQVRVLAIAKGEKIKEAEEAGADYAGGEEIIQKILDGWMDFDAVVATPDVMGAVGSKLGRILGPRGLLPNPKAGTVGFNIGEIIREIKAGRIEFRNDKTGAIHAPVGKASFPEEKLAENIRAFLRALEASRPEAAKGTFLRSVYVTSTMGPSIRINPHS; from the coding sequence ATGCCTAAGCCCGGCAAGCGCTACCGTGCCCTTCTGGAGAAGGTGGACCCGGCCAAGGTCTACACCATCGACGAGGCCGCCCGGCTCGTCAAGGAGCTGGCCACGGCCAAGTTCGACGAGACCGTGGAGGTCCACGCCAAGCTGGGCATCGACCCCCGCAAGTCCGACCAAAACGTGCGGGGTACCGTCTCCCTGCCCCACGGCCTGGGCAAGCAGGTGCGGGTCCTGGCCATCGCCAAGGGGGAGAAGATCAAGGAGGCCGAGGAGGCGGGGGCGGACTACGCGGGCGGCGAGGAGATCATCCAGAAGATCCTGGACGGCTGGATGGACTTTGACGCCGTGGTGGCCACCCCGGACGTGATGGGGGCGGTGGGCTCCAAGCTGGGCCGGATCCTGGGCCCCCGCGGCCTCCTCCCCAACCCCAAGGCCGGTACCGTGGGCTTCAACATCGGGGAGATCATCCGGGAGATCAAGGCGGGCCGCATCGAGTTCCGCAACGACAAGACCGGGGCCATCCACGCCCCCGTGGGCAAGGCGAGCTTCCCGGAGGAGAAGCTCGCCGAGAACATCCGGGCCTTCCTCCGGGCCCTCGAGGCCAGCCGGCCTGAGGCGGCCAAGGGCACCTTCCTGCGCTCCGTCTACGTGACCAGCACCATGGGGCCCAGCATCCGCATCAACCCCCACTCCTAG
- the rplJ gene encoding 50S ribosomal protein L10 codes for MPSRRNVELLAALKENLARAQGSFFLVNYQGLSAKETHALRQALKEKGARLFVAKNTLIRIALKELGLPELDGLQGPSAVVFYGDPVAAAKALAEFAKKNPKGIPEAKGGLLQGQPLAAKDVAALAELPTMDELRAELLGVLQAPMAELVGVLGGVARELVGILEAYAEKKAA; via the coding sequence GTGCCGAGCAGACGCAACGTGGAGCTTCTCGCCGCCCTCAAGGAAAACCTTGCTAGGGCCCAGGGTTCCTTCTTCCTGGTGAACTACCAGGGGCTTTCCGCCAAGGAGACCCACGCCCTGCGCCAGGCCTTGAAGGAGAAGGGGGCCCGGCTCTTCGTGGCCAAGAACACCCTGATCCGCATCGCCCTCAAGGAGCTTGGCCTGCCCGAGCTGGACGGCCTCCAGGGCCCAAGCGCCGTGGTCTTCTACGGGGACCCGGTGGCGGCGGCCAAGGCCCTTGCGGAGTTCGCCAAGAAGAACCCCAAGGGGATCCCTGAGGCCAAGGGGGGGCTCCTGCAGGGCCAGCCCCTTGCGGCCAAGGACGTGGCCGCCCTGGCAGAGCTCCCCACCATGGACGAACTCAGGGCGGAGCTTTTGGGCGTCTTGCAGGCGCCCATGGCGGAACTCGTGGGGGTCCTGGGCGGCGTGGCCCGCGAGCTGGTAGGCATCCTGGAAGCGTACGCGGAGAAGAAGGCGGCGTAG
- the rplL gene encoding 50S ribosomal protein L7/L12, giving the protein MALDIERIKEELSQATVLELKQLIDVLKETWGVTAAAPVAVAAAPAAAAPAAPVEEKTEFDVVLKEAGAKKLEVIKELRAITGLGLKEAKDLAEKGGPIKEGIPKAEAEEIKKKLEAVGAVVELK; this is encoded by the coding sequence ATGGCTTTGGACATCGAGCGCATCAAGGAAGAGCTCTCTCAGGCTACGGTTCTAGAACTCAAGCAGCTCATCGACGTCCTCAAGGAGACCTGGGGCGTGACCGCGGCGGCCCCTGTGGCCGTGGCCGCAGCCCCCGCGGCGGCGGCCCCGGCCGCCCCCGTGGAGGAGAAGACCGAGTTCGACGTGGTCCTCAAGGAGGCGGGGGCCAAGAAGCTGGAGGTCATCAAGGAGCTCCGCGCCATCACCGGCTTGGGCCTCAAGGAGGCCAAGGACCTGGCGGAGAAGGGCGGCCCCATCAAGGAGGGCATCCCCAAGGCCGAGGCCGAGGAGATCAAGAAGAAGCTGG